A DNA window from Arachis hypogaea cultivar Tifrunner chromosome 18, arahy.Tifrunner.gnm2.J5K5, whole genome shotgun sequence contains the following coding sequences:
- the LOC112771692 gene encoding uncharacterized protein isoform X5 — protein MDTTTASNWRDQLHPETRQLLLNDIMTKLKIGHPLCDYDEDLEFQKIAHSIEQKSYGGATNQADYFDEIASRLLLLENNVNLLIPLTGAYSCWPSLTEAREREWRSQLRPDSRQRIVNKIRETLRRHLPVSGPEGSQELWKIARRFEEKIFAAVSSQTDYLRKISLEMLTMETIYQGRHEPANPEPEQEPKNARMD, from the exons ATGGACACAACAACAGCGAGTAACTGGAGGGATCAACTGCACCCTGAAACCCGCCAACTCCTTCTCAACGATAT AATGACCAAGTTAAAAATCGGTCATCCTCTTTGTGATTATGATGAAGACCTTGAATTTCAAAAAATTGCTCATAGTATTGAGCAGAAAAGTTATGGTGGTGCTACAAACCAG GCTGATTATTTTGACGAAATAGCATCTAGGCTTCTTTTGTTGGAGA ATAATGTAAATTTACTTATACCATTAACTGGAGCCTATTCATGTTGGCCATCCCTTACAGAAGCAAGAGAAAGGGAATGGAGATCTCAGCTTCGCCCTGATTCCCGGCAAAGAATTGTCAACAAAAT AAGGGAAACGTTAAGAAGACATCTTCCTGTTAGTGGTCCAGAGGGATCACAAGAACTTTGGAAGATTGCCCGAAGGTTTGAGGAGAAGATTTTTGCAGCCGTATCCAGCCAG ACTGATTaccttagaaaaatatctttagagATGCTTACAATGGAGACCATATACCAGGGACGCCATGAACCTGCCAATCCAG AACCGGAGCAGGAGCCAAAGAATGCCAGAATGGACTGA
- the LOC112771692 gene encoding uncharacterized protein isoform X6: MDTTTASNWRDQLHPETRQLLLNDIMTKLKIGHPLCDYDEDLEFQKIAHSIEQKSYGGATNQLQMLMLHTIIPECKRADYFDEIASRLLLLEKAREREWRSQLRPDSRQRIVNKIRETLRRHLPVSGPEGSQELWKIARRFEEKIFAAVSSQTDYLRKISLEMLTMETIYQGRHEPANPEPEQEPKNARMD; encoded by the exons ATGGACACAACAACAGCGAGTAACTGGAGGGATCAACTGCACCCTGAAACCCGCCAACTCCTTCTCAACGATAT AATGACCAAGTTAAAAATCGGTCATCCTCTTTGTGATTATGATGAAGACCTTGAATTTCAAAAAATTGCTCATAGTATTGAGCAGAAAAGTTATGGTGGTGCTACAAACCAG CTGCAGATGTTAATGCTCCATACCATCATTCCTGAGTGTAAAAGG GCTGATTATTTTGACGAAATAGCATCTAGGCTTCTTTTGTTGGAGA AAGCAAGAGAAAGGGAATGGAGATCTCAGCTTCGCCCTGATTCCCGGCAAAGAATTGTCAACAAAAT AAGGGAAACGTTAAGAAGACATCTTCCTGTTAGTGGTCCAGAGGGATCACAAGAACTTTGGAAGATTGCCCGAAGGTTTGAGGAGAAGATTTTTGCAGCCGTATCCAGCCAG ACTGATTaccttagaaaaatatctttagagATGCTTACAATGGAGACCATATACCAGGGACGCCATGAACCTGCCAATCCAG AACCGGAGCAGGAGCCAAAGAATGCCAGAATGGACTGA
- the LOC112771692 gene encoding uncharacterized protein isoform X4 encodes MDTTTASNWRDQLHPETRQLLLNDIMTKLKIGHPLCDYDEDLEFQKIAHSIEQKSYGGATNQLQMLMLHTIIPECKRADYFDEIASRLLLLEKAREREWRSQLRPDSRQRIVNKIRETLRRHLPVSGPEGSQELWKIARRFEEKIFAAVSSQTDYLRKISLEMLTMETIYQGRHEPANPGFGMQQFLAFTNNSNAMDSS; translated from the exons ATGGACACAACAACAGCGAGTAACTGGAGGGATCAACTGCACCCTGAAACCCGCCAACTCCTTCTCAACGATAT AATGACCAAGTTAAAAATCGGTCATCCTCTTTGTGATTATGATGAAGACCTTGAATTTCAAAAAATTGCTCATAGTATTGAGCAGAAAAGTTATGGTGGTGCTACAAACCAG CTGCAGATGTTAATGCTCCATACCATCATTCCTGAGTGTAAAAGG GCTGATTATTTTGACGAAATAGCATCTAGGCTTCTTTTGTTGGAGA AAGCAAGAGAAAGGGAATGGAGATCTCAGCTTCGCCCTGATTCCCGGCAAAGAATTGTCAACAAAAT AAGGGAAACGTTAAGAAGACATCTTCCTGTTAGTGGTCCAGAGGGATCACAAGAACTTTGGAAGATTGCCCGAAGGTTTGAGGAGAAGATTTTTGCAGCCGTATCCAGCCAG ACTGATTaccttagaaaaatatctttagagATGCTTACAATGGAGACCATATACCAGGGACGCCATGAACCTGCCAATCCAG GGTTTGGGATGCAGCAGTTTCTCGCATTCACGAACAACTCCAATGCGATGGACAGTTCGTAA
- the LOC112771692 gene encoding mediator of RNA polymerase II transcription subunit 15a isoform X7 produces MDTTTASNWRDQLHPETRQLLLNDIMTKLKIGHPLCDYDEDLEFQKIAHSIEQKSYGGATNQADYFDEIASRLLLLEKAREREWRSQLRPDSRQRIVNKIRETLRRHLPVSGPEGSQELWKIARRFEEKIFAAVSSQTDYLRKISLEMLTMETIYQGRHEPANPGFGMQQFLAFTNNSNAMDSS; encoded by the exons ATGGACACAACAACAGCGAGTAACTGGAGGGATCAACTGCACCCTGAAACCCGCCAACTCCTTCTCAACGATAT AATGACCAAGTTAAAAATCGGTCATCCTCTTTGTGATTATGATGAAGACCTTGAATTTCAAAAAATTGCTCATAGTATTGAGCAGAAAAGTTATGGTGGTGCTACAAACCAG GCTGATTATTTTGACGAAATAGCATCTAGGCTTCTTTTGTTGGAGA AAGCAAGAGAAAGGGAATGGAGATCTCAGCTTCGCCCTGATTCCCGGCAAAGAATTGTCAACAAAAT AAGGGAAACGTTAAGAAGACATCTTCCTGTTAGTGGTCCAGAGGGATCACAAGAACTTTGGAAGATTGCCCGAAGGTTTGAGGAGAAGATTTTTGCAGCCGTATCCAGCCAG ACTGATTaccttagaaaaatatctttagagATGCTTACAATGGAGACCATATACCAGGGACGCCATGAACCTGCCAATCCAG GGTTTGGGATGCAGCAGTTTCTCGCATTCACGAACAACTCCAATGCGATGGACAGTTCGTAA
- the LOC112771692 gene encoding uncharacterized protein isoform X3 has protein sequence MDTTTASNWRDQLHPETRQLLLNDIMTKLKIGHPLCDYDEDLEFQKIAHSIEQKSYGGATNQADYFDEIASRLLLLENNVNLLIPLTGAYSCWPSLTEAREREWRSQLRPDSRQRIVNKIRETLRRHLPVSGPEGSQELWKIARRFEEKIFAAVSSQTDYLRKISLEMLTMETIYQGRHEPANPGFGMQQFLAFTNNSNAMDSS, from the exons ATGGACACAACAACAGCGAGTAACTGGAGGGATCAACTGCACCCTGAAACCCGCCAACTCCTTCTCAACGATAT AATGACCAAGTTAAAAATCGGTCATCCTCTTTGTGATTATGATGAAGACCTTGAATTTCAAAAAATTGCTCATAGTATTGAGCAGAAAAGTTATGGTGGTGCTACAAACCAG GCTGATTATTTTGACGAAATAGCATCTAGGCTTCTTTTGTTGGAGA ATAATGTAAATTTACTTATACCATTAACTGGAGCCTATTCATGTTGGCCATCCCTTACAGAAGCAAGAGAAAGGGAATGGAGATCTCAGCTTCGCCCTGATTCCCGGCAAAGAATTGTCAACAAAAT AAGGGAAACGTTAAGAAGACATCTTCCTGTTAGTGGTCCAGAGGGATCACAAGAACTTTGGAAGATTGCCCGAAGGTTTGAGGAGAAGATTTTTGCAGCCGTATCCAGCCAG ACTGATTaccttagaaaaatatctttagagATGCTTACAATGGAGACCATATACCAGGGACGCCATGAACCTGCCAATCCAG GGTTTGGGATGCAGCAGTTTCTCGCATTCACGAACAACTCCAATGCGATGGACAGTTCGTAA
- the LOC112771692 gene encoding uncharacterized protein isoform X8, whose protein sequence is MDTTTASNWRDQLHPETRQLLLNDIMTKLKIGHPLCDYDEDLEFQKIAHSIEQKSYGGATNQADYFDEIASRLLLLEKAREREWRSQLRPDSRQRIVNKIRETLRRHLPVSGPEGSQELWKIARRFEEKIFAAVSSQTDYLRKISLEMLTMETIYQGRHEPANPEPEQEPKNARMD, encoded by the exons ATGGACACAACAACAGCGAGTAACTGGAGGGATCAACTGCACCCTGAAACCCGCCAACTCCTTCTCAACGATAT AATGACCAAGTTAAAAATCGGTCATCCTCTTTGTGATTATGATGAAGACCTTGAATTTCAAAAAATTGCTCATAGTATTGAGCAGAAAAGTTATGGTGGTGCTACAAACCAG GCTGATTATTTTGACGAAATAGCATCTAGGCTTCTTTTGTTGGAGA AAGCAAGAGAAAGGGAATGGAGATCTCAGCTTCGCCCTGATTCCCGGCAAAGAATTGTCAACAAAAT AAGGGAAACGTTAAGAAGACATCTTCCTGTTAGTGGTCCAGAGGGATCACAAGAACTTTGGAAGATTGCCCGAAGGTTTGAGGAGAAGATTTTTGCAGCCGTATCCAGCCAG ACTGATTaccttagaaaaatatctttagagATGCTTACAATGGAGACCATATACCAGGGACGCCATGAACCTGCCAATCCAG AACCGGAGCAGGAGCCAAAGAATGCCAGAATGGACTGA
- the LOC112771692 gene encoding uncharacterized protein isoform X1: MDTTTASNWRDQLHPETRQLLLNDIMTKLKIGHPLCDYDEDLEFQKIAHSIEQKSYGGATNQLQMLMLHTIIPECKRADYFDEIASRLLLLENNVNLLIPLTGAYSCWPSLTEAREREWRSQLRPDSRQRIVNKIRETLRRHLPVSGPEGSQELWKIARRFEEKIFAAVSSQTDYLRKISLEMLTMETIYQGRHEPANPGFGMQQFLAFTNNSNAMDSS, from the exons ATGGACACAACAACAGCGAGTAACTGGAGGGATCAACTGCACCCTGAAACCCGCCAACTCCTTCTCAACGATAT AATGACCAAGTTAAAAATCGGTCATCCTCTTTGTGATTATGATGAAGACCTTGAATTTCAAAAAATTGCTCATAGTATTGAGCAGAAAAGTTATGGTGGTGCTACAAACCAG CTGCAGATGTTAATGCTCCATACCATCATTCCTGAGTGTAAAAGG GCTGATTATTTTGACGAAATAGCATCTAGGCTTCTTTTGTTGGAGA ATAATGTAAATTTACTTATACCATTAACTGGAGCCTATTCATGTTGGCCATCCCTTACAGAAGCAAGAGAAAGGGAATGGAGATCTCAGCTTCGCCCTGATTCCCGGCAAAGAATTGTCAACAAAAT AAGGGAAACGTTAAGAAGACATCTTCCTGTTAGTGGTCCAGAGGGATCACAAGAACTTTGGAAGATTGCCCGAAGGTTTGAGGAGAAGATTTTTGCAGCCGTATCCAGCCAG ACTGATTaccttagaaaaatatctttagagATGCTTACAATGGAGACCATATACCAGGGACGCCATGAACCTGCCAATCCAG GGTTTGGGATGCAGCAGTTTCTCGCATTCACGAACAACTCCAATGCGATGGACAGTTCGTAA
- the LOC112771692 gene encoding uncharacterized protein isoform X2, with amino-acid sequence MDTTTASNWRDQLHPETRQLLLNDIMTKLKIGHPLCDYDEDLEFQKIAHSIEQKSYGGATNQLQMLMLHTIIPECKRADYFDEIASRLLLLENNVNLLIPLTGAYSCWPSLTEAREREWRSQLRPDSRQRIVNKIRETLRRHLPVSGPEGSQELWKIARRFEEKIFAAVSSQTDYLRKISLEMLTMETIYQGRHEPANPEPEQEPKNARMD; translated from the exons ATGGACACAACAACAGCGAGTAACTGGAGGGATCAACTGCACCCTGAAACCCGCCAACTCCTTCTCAACGATAT AATGACCAAGTTAAAAATCGGTCATCCTCTTTGTGATTATGATGAAGACCTTGAATTTCAAAAAATTGCTCATAGTATTGAGCAGAAAAGTTATGGTGGTGCTACAAACCAG CTGCAGATGTTAATGCTCCATACCATCATTCCTGAGTGTAAAAGG GCTGATTATTTTGACGAAATAGCATCTAGGCTTCTTTTGTTGGAGA ATAATGTAAATTTACTTATACCATTAACTGGAGCCTATTCATGTTGGCCATCCCTTACAGAAGCAAGAGAAAGGGAATGGAGATCTCAGCTTCGCCCTGATTCCCGGCAAAGAATTGTCAACAAAAT AAGGGAAACGTTAAGAAGACATCTTCCTGTTAGTGGTCCAGAGGGATCACAAGAACTTTGGAAGATTGCCCGAAGGTTTGAGGAGAAGATTTTTGCAGCCGTATCCAGCCAG ACTGATTaccttagaaaaatatctttagagATGCTTACAATGGAGACCATATACCAGGGACGCCATGAACCTGCCAATCCAG AACCGGAGCAGGAGCCAAAGAATGCCAGAATGGACTGA